The DNA sequence CAAAAAAtaggtattatatttattaattgcaTACGTATTGCGTATTTAATTCATCTCAATCTTGGTAAAAGTTTATCATAATTGAACGGTACAAGatcaaaaaacattaataactgCGGTGTACAATAGGCCTGCGGAAACGTGAAAAGAGATGGACGCCTGTAATATATTGGCAACGCGGATGAAAGAGCAATCGAGACAATAATGAGCATCATTACTCTTCTGCCTTATCTTACTTATTTGGCCATCAATCTGTTCGCTAAACTCACAACTTACTACAAAGATACGAGATAGGTTTTTGTTCGAACGGAATTTGGACGAACGGTTCGAAATTTTGAAAGATTTAGTTTGAATATATGTATCTAAGTATTACTAACAAGTTTCCATTTTTTACTCTCGTAATGAGTCTGGAACAAGAGCGACTAAATCCAATTCTAGCATTTCCATTTTTGCTAAAATAGGCTCCGATTTAGGCGAACACAAGGAATTTATCAAAAAACGCTAATTTCTGTGCTCACTACTGACCATTAAAAGTGTTAGAGACTGCCGAAACGCTAATAACGAGACAACTGATTAAGTCATTTTAATTAGCAATTATTGCTTCTAAAAATTTGAGAGTCATCAACAGAACGAAGCGATAGGTACTTTATTTTATGCCTGCTATGCCTTTATTTTATGCTTTATGCCTGGACCGGCCTCGCATGGAATGCTGTTCCCATCTTTGGGCTGAGGCTCCTAAATATCAGCTACTTCCGTTTTAATCtatattggaaaaaaaaaggagaGTGCCACTCtcgattgtcgataatcccgttctcacggatcgcttggaacctctggtcTACGGCGTATATTAAATGGGAAATACTTTGAAAAATCGAGATGGTTTCtccatctcctttttaccatcgtGCCTTTGACCACCCGAGCAAAGTTCATTCAGACTATCTGGATCCTCAGCGTTCGTGGACAGTCCCTGTCTGAAATTCTGTCTATAAAGGACATAATgtagtatttaataattacatttctaaaacaaatattttagacAGTTTTTAATGATGGCAGGGCACAGGGGCTAACCCAAACTGGCAAttcctgccgcgaagcagtgacGTTATCCGGTTGGAAGGGTGAAATAGCCATTATGCACATAAtactattgagacttcgacGTCTTAAGGTGAGAAGCAGCAACCCCGTTGAAATGactatgggcttcgataaccacATCACACCAAACGGGACGAGAGCTcaatcaataatatatttataaatgaacaTATAACACAAATAAATGCACAAACGAACATAAAAAATCACTGAAAATAATTTGAGGATATCGTTGTATCGTTATTTTTACCCGTActtaaaaatgaattctgttATATAAGTTTTTgcataaaatatcaaataacgTAGTTACCAAAAAACATTCCGGGTATTGTTTTCACTCTCAGTTATTACTTTTaactattgaaataattttactttaaaatacgaAGTATtcatatgaaaatatttttattaaataaaacgcgATGGGagcatgtcttatttttaatattcttgCACTATATATCTGAACAGAAATTtcgaaaaaataagtaaaacaaaACGTAAATAGTTTGAGCTCTAACTAAAATAAATCACGTTTGTTTAAAATTGGAAATGTTCCAACGTGTACAAAAGTGGAAGGAAGTGGAAATCTCCGGCGTTCAGTACGAACAACCTTGAGTCACTCGAACATTGACTTACCTAACCGCTGCAACTTTTAGTATATAAAATCATTGCCACCGATGAAATTAACATTCAGCAACTGAAACAGCTCAACCAACCATGAGAAGCAGCCTGCTTGTGGCACTTGGCCTTATGGCCTTAGCAGCCGTTGTCTCCGCTAGGGAGATTAGGGAGAAGAGGGATGCTGACCTCGAAACTGCTGCTTCAGGCCATCACTGGGACAAAGGAGGTGGCCATGAGCACCACGGgcaccaccaccacgagcacgGCGACCATGGCCACAAGGATCACAAGGGACATCACGAGCACCACCATGGCAAACATGGACATCACCACCACGAAGGCCACAAAGGACACCACGGAGAGCACGGCGGTCACAAGAAGCATCATCACCATGATGACGGCTACCATCATCACCACCATCATGGCGAGAAAGGCGACCATGGACACGGACATGAAGAGCACGGCCACTGGCACAAAGGACACGACACGAAGGGACACCACGGAATCGAAAAGCACGATGAATTCAAAAAGGACAAACACTTCCATGACCACCATGGTGAGAAAGGATTCCATGAACACCATGGCGGTCATCACCACGAAGACGGCTACAAGAAGGGTGGTCACTTCCACAAGGGACACAAGCACGGCGGCCATCATGAACATCACCACGGCAAGAAGGGTCATCATGAGGATGGTGGTCATCACCACGATCATAAAGGACACCATGGCGAGGGTGGACACCACGAGCACTGGCACCACCATCACGATCATGGCAAGAAGGGCGGTCACGAGGACCACAAGCACTGGGGACACAAGAAGGGTCATTAATCTGAGGCTAGCTGGTTCTAGTCGAATCTTGTTATTTGTTGACTTTTTACAAACATGtttatttgttatgtttttacaggaaaaaaatatattttatagaaaatgatattttgttttgtttttttttttttttactcattaACAATTAATACTctcaaacacatttttttttgtttttgcactCATATCATAGCCACAgcaaattcattttaaaatagccAATTAATTTACACTCAAACCTTTATAATCCCAAATCATGATCTCTCAATTCATCGACAACTTGAAACGAAATTTACTcagttttgttataaaaatatatttaaagcttAAATATTTGAAGTCACTGAGAATTGTTAGATCGATCTCTCCAGAAGTATTTATAATCCTGGTCGCCGATAATAACGATCGACAGATAATCTATAGTACCTAActaactcttcagctttatataataatattagtatagattctatACTAGTAATTATAtcaagctgaagagtttgtttgtttgtttgaaggcGCTAAACTCAGGAACTACcagtccgatttaaaaaaatctttcagtgtcagatagctcatttattgaggaaggctatataacatcacgctaagaccaatgcaagcggagcaccaataaagaatgtttcaaaatcggggtatttttcccttttgagaggttccgctgc is a window from the Bombyx mori chromosome 12, ASM3026992v2 genome containing:
- the LOC119629278 gene encoding uncharacterized protein LOC119629278, whose translation is MTLLVSPVLVVLVTALLAMIVMVVPVLVVSTLAMVSFMIVVMTTILMMTLLAVVMFMMAAVLVSLVEVTTLLVAVFVVMTAMVFMESFLTMVVMEVFVLFEFIVLFDSVVSLRVVSFVPVAVLFMSVSMVAFLAMMVVMMVAVIMVMMLLVTAVLSVVSFVAFVVVMSMFAMVVLVMSLVILVAMVAVLVVVVPVVLMATSFVPVMA